GGCTCACCGACCTGCCGATGGAGCGCCGCTTCGACCTGCCCGTGTGGGATCGCGGCGAGCAGGACGTGCCCGTGCTGCGCGACGCGCTCGCGAGCCTGCAGGGCACGATCGCCGACATGAAGGAAGTCGGCTCGCATTCGGTGATGTTCATCGAGGCGACGTCGATCCGCGTGCGCGACGACGGCGACAGCCTGATCTACTTCAGCCGCGCGTTTCATCGCGTGTCGCGCACGGCGTGCGTGCGATGAAAGGCGCGTATCGCGCGTGATTACGCGGCGGCCCGCAATGCGCGCTGCCCGGCCGCGAGCACCGCGCCCGCGAACAGCGTCAGCGCCGAATACACGAGCCCGCGCGCGAGCCCCGCGCTGTCCGACACCCAGCCGATCGCAACCGGCCCGGCAATCTGCCCGAATGCGAAGACCGTCGTGAATGCGCTGATTCCTTTTGCCCAGCCGTCGGGCGGCAGGTTGTGACGCACGAAGGCCGTCGTCGATGCGACGGCCGACAGGAACGTCGCGCCGAACAGCACGCCCGACGCAAACGCGGCCACCGGATGCACGAACATCGCCGGCATCAGCGTCGCGATGCCGAGCAGCGCGTTGAGCACGGCGAGCGCCTGGCCGCCGCGCATCCGGTCGAGCAGCCCCGACCACAGCCGCGCCGACACGACGGTCGCGACACCGAGCATCACGTAGAACGCGGCGACCACCGTACCGCTCATCCCCGCGCCGCGCAGCAGCGCGACGATGAACGTCATGTAGCCGATATAGCCAACACCGAACAGGCCGTAGCCGGCCAGCGCGAGTGCGAAGCGCGCGGGGCTCGCGGTCGCGGCCGGCGCCGCGCCATCACGCGGCGCGGTCGGTGCCGCGTGCACGCGCTCGATGCGGCGTGCGGCCGACACGGCCACCGCCGAGAACAGCACGCACGCGAACGCGAGCGCGAACCACGCAGGCTGCCAACCGTGTACACCGTGTGAGAGCGTCGCCGGCACGAGCAGCGACGATGCGACGATGCCCCATCCCGTGCCGCCGTAGTAGAGCCCGAGCAGCAACCCCGCATCGCGCGGCGACGCCGACGCGAGCCGCGCAGCCAGCACGCCGCCGCTGATGAAGATCAGCGC
This window of the Burkholderia lata genome carries:
- a CDS encoding YbfB/YjiJ family MFS transporter, with protein sequence MRAAPQPEHAGPSRPDTGATGTYPDRDPNRMAAWRLAICLSLGSAIALGLARFSYALLLPPMKADLGWTFAQAGALNTANAAGYLVGALAFPLLSRRWRAGSLLAAGCVLTALLMAACGVTSGMHALLVQRLATGVGSALIFISGGVLAARLASASPRDAGLLLGLYYGGTGWGIVASSLLVPATLSHGVHGWQPAWFALAFACVLFSAVAVSAARRIERVHAAPTAPRDGAAPAATASPARFALALAGYGLFGVGYIGYMTFIVALLRGAGMSGTVVAAFYVMLGVATVVSARLWSGLLDRMRGGQALAVLNALLGIATLMPAMFVHPVAAFASGVLFGATFLSAVASTTAFVRHNLPPDGWAKGISAFTTVFAFGQIAGPVAIGWVSDSAGLARGLVYSALTLFAGAVLAAGQRALRAAA